Proteins encoded in a region of the Paenibacillus sp. W2I17 genome:
- the hisJ gene encoding histidinol-phosphatase HisJ, with amino-acid sequence MRIDYHTHHERCGHAIGKLEEYVQRGVEIGLSQIGLSDHMPLLHVDPAQYYPEMAMPMDELPRYVEECFSLKERYRGQIDVRVGLEGDYIEGWETEIRAIIERYPWDYVIGSVHFLGEWDITDFRQTHHWEGKDVLEVYRQYYDAVSKAAATGMYDIMGHTDVIKRFGFVPSTEQTEERISLENAALQAIAKSGCAMELNASGISKPCAEMFPSRRMLTEAIRLGIPLTMGSDAHDPMKLGDYLPEAEALLHELGCTEVAVFEGRHRSFIPLNV; translated from the coding sequence GTGCGTATAGACTATCATACACACCATGAGCGGTGTGGACATGCCATTGGCAAACTGGAAGAGTACGTGCAACGTGGTGTGGAGATCGGACTATCCCAGATTGGATTGTCCGATCACATGCCATTGTTGCATGTCGATCCGGCTCAATATTATCCGGAAATGGCGATGCCTATGGATGAACTGCCGCGTTACGTAGAGGAGTGTTTCTCCCTGAAAGAACGTTACCGTGGGCAGATTGACGTACGTGTTGGTCTGGAAGGTGACTATATTGAAGGCTGGGAAACAGAGATCCGTGCGATTATTGAGCGTTATCCATGGGATTATGTGATCGGCTCTGTTCATTTCCTCGGGGAATGGGACATTACAGACTTCCGCCAGACCCATCATTGGGAAGGCAAAGACGTACTTGAAGTATATCGTCAGTACTACGATGCCGTAAGCAAAGCAGCTGCCACGGGCATGTACGATATTATGGGCCATACAGATGTCATTAAACGCTTCGGCTTTGTTCCTTCAACGGAGCAGACAGAAGAACGTATCTCACTGGAGAACGCAGCGCTGCAGGCTATTGCCAAAAGTGGCTGCGCCATGGAGCTGAATGCTTCCGGGATATCGAAGCCTTGTGCCGAGATGTTCCCTAGTCGCAGAATGCTGACGGAAGCCATTCGCTTGGGGATTCCATTAACCATGGGCTCTGATGCACATGACCCAATGAAGCTGGGCGATTATTTGCCTGAAGCTGAAGCACTTTTACATGAGTTGGGCTGTACAGAAGTCGCTGTTTTCGAAGGCCGTCATCGCTCGTTCATTCCTTTAAATGTATAA
- a CDS encoding AraC family transcriptional regulator, whose translation MSAKPIAVKTQHPLLDTYTYLQMIADFVKRFRMSSGQWREQLEEIFTAFEQNKLPDDEIRSLIQAMLQMLSREVAMMSEGLQEELSEENINRWLSAVEEAETLTDVKSLLFDGLTDLFRTYVAVTETKSYKAMVNEMKNYIEEQFANPDLSLKHLSDRFQITGKHASYLFKTEFNMKFVDFVTELRMKETEQLLLNTDYSLQDIALKVGYANGITLGRVFKRVTGITPGDYRRLKREHREPEE comes from the coding sequence ATGTCGGCCAAGCCGATTGCGGTGAAAACACAGCATCCTTTGCTGGATACCTATACCTATCTGCAGATGATTGCGGACTTTGTTAAGCGGTTCCGGATGTCGAGTGGACAGTGGCGGGAACAGTTGGAGGAGATCTTTACAGCATTTGAACAGAACAAACTGCCGGATGATGAGATTCGATCTCTGATTCAGGCCATGTTACAGATGCTTAGCCGAGAGGTGGCCATGATGTCGGAAGGACTTCAGGAAGAGCTGTCCGAAGAAAACATCAACAGATGGTTGAGTGCTGTGGAAGAGGCAGAGACGCTTACCGATGTGAAAAGTCTTTTATTTGATGGTCTGACGGACTTGTTCAGAACGTATGTAGCGGTAACGGAAACCAAGAGTTACAAAGCCATGGTTAATGAAATGAAAAATTATATCGAAGAACAGTTTGCAAATCCTGATCTTTCATTGAAACATCTGAGCGATCGATTCCAGATTACGGGCAAACATGCGAGTTATTTGTTCAAGACAGAATTCAACATGAAGTTTGTTGATTTTGTTACAGAGCTTCGCATGAAGGAGACGGAGCAGCTTCTGCTCAATACCGATTACTCTTTGCAGGATATTGCTCTAAAGGTTGGGTATGCAAATGGAATTACGTTGGGACGTGTATTTAAGCGGGTAACGGGTATTACACCAGGAGATTATCGTCGTTTGAAACGTGAACATCGAGAACCCGAAGAGTAG
- a CDS encoding extracellular solute-binding protein, with amino-acid sequence MRSKATKGSLKKWMGLALTMVMGVSLLAGCSSASEESAEGGTSGNGERVTLKVEIFDRGNSPSPYTITNNYLSKMIQEKFGDPNNIDVQFVPVQRSEEVTKLNVLMASNTDVPDIVFVYDSSVFYRYAQQGGLTDVGELIDQHGPNLKKFLGEDTLKFGQVEGQQFAVPGKRAITGRYSSYIRQDWLDKLGLPAPKTTDELYTTLKAFKDKDPGGLGSKNIPMGMALAPAQFETLIYSFIKPVSGDLTYGQRYELPLHEGFKESMQFLNKLYNEGLISKDFSLDEDKTQLGKDIQNGNVGYWSEDVDAMFYGDGTLDNLHKNVSGSEVLPVDVYTNPNADNKHIKSRYGTNGMYIMIPKSSKRSVEAIKYLDWMASDNNLIDIYSGVEGENYDLVDGIPVVKEDASQEAQDRLFNAGDTAIISNGKNIGDQATNEKAWIMGFPQNNQEMLKQSIDIANTDTVGPIIFDKPIEAEMKYSTALKDKLNVIIVKTAMAKPAEFDAVYEKEMADFMSLGGTELKKELEEAVQALPAK; translated from the coding sequence ATGAGAAGCAAAGCAACCAAAGGGAGTCTAAAGAAATGGATGGGTTTGGCGCTGACGATGGTAATGGGCGTTTCTTTACTTGCGGGATGCTCATCAGCATCAGAAGAATCAGCTGAAGGCGGAACATCAGGCAATGGCGAGCGCGTTACCTTAAAGGTGGAGATTTTCGACCGTGGTAACAGTCCTTCACCGTACACAATTACGAACAACTATCTATCTAAAATGATTCAGGAGAAGTTCGGTGATCCCAACAATATTGATGTACAGTTTGTACCCGTTCAGCGTTCTGAGGAAGTTACCAAGCTGAACGTCCTGATGGCTAGCAATACGGATGTCCCTGATATTGTCTTTGTTTATGACTCAAGCGTGTTTTATCGGTATGCCCAGCAGGGTGGTTTGACTGATGTTGGAGAGTTGATTGATCAGCACGGTCCGAACCTGAAGAAGTTCCTGGGTGAAGATACTTTGAAGTTTGGGCAAGTGGAAGGACAACAGTTTGCTGTTCCGGGTAAACGTGCTATCACAGGCCGATACAGTTCTTACATCCGTCAGGATTGGCTCGATAAACTGGGATTGCCAGCGCCGAAGACCACGGATGAATTATATACAACTTTGAAAGCGTTCAAGGATAAAGATCCTGGTGGTCTCGGAAGCAAAAACATCCCAATGGGTATGGCTCTTGCACCAGCTCAATTCGAAACGCTCATCTACTCATTCATCAAGCCAGTTAGTGGCGACCTGACCTATGGTCAACGGTATGAATTGCCACTGCATGAAGGATTCAAAGAATCGATGCAGTTCCTGAACAAACTGTACAACGAAGGTCTGATCAGCAAAGACTTCAGTTTGGATGAAGACAAAACGCAGTTAGGGAAAGACATTCAAAACGGTAACGTAGGTTACTGGTCTGAAGATGTGGATGCCATGTTCTACGGAGATGGCACACTGGATAATTTGCATAAAAATGTGAGTGGCAGTGAAGTGTTGCCGGTTGATGTATACACCAATCCAAATGCAGACAACAAACACATCAAGTCACGCTACGGAACAAATGGTATGTACATTATGATTCCGAAGAGCAGCAAACGTTCTGTCGAAGCGATCAAATATCTCGACTGGATGGCATCTGACAACAATCTGATTGATATCTACAGTGGTGTGGAAGGCGAGAACTATGATCTGGTAGACGGCATTCCGGTTGTGAAAGAGGATGCATCCCAGGAAGCGCAGGATCGTCTGTTTAACGCAGGGGATACAGCCATTATCTCGAACGGTAAAAACATTGGTGATCAAGCGACGAATGAAAAGGCATGGATTATGGGCTTCCCGCAAAATAATCAGGAAATGCTGAAACAATCCATTGATATTGCTAACACCGATACAGTAGGACCGATCATTTTCGACAAACCGATTGAAGCAGAGATGAAGTACAGCACAGCTCTCAAAGACAAATTAAATGTCATTATCGTAAAAACAGCGATGGCTAAGCCAGCAGAATTCGATGCGGTATATGAAAAGGAAATGGCTGATTTCATGTCTCTGGGTGGTACTGAACTGAAAAAAGAACTTGAAGAAGCGGTTCAGGCACTCCCTGCAAAATAA
- a CDS encoding ribose-phosphate pyrophosphokinase — translation MQHSLRIFSGSSNPKLAEQVCDKLGVQLGKIKLSRFKSGEIYVHYEETIRNCDVFLVQSLSHPINELFVELLVMIDAAKRASARTVNIIVPYYGYARQERKSAPREPISAKMVADVLTTAGANRVVTIDLHAAAIQGFFNIPVDHMTSLDLISDYLLSKGIENPVVVSPDAGRASMAEKLANRLDSPFAIMIKKRPSHNESVITHVIGDVEGRTPIIIEDLIDTGTTILNVVEGLKERGSKNVYVCATHGLFSDGAVSKLNHPSIEEVVVTDSIALPDDHPECFKVLPVAPMLARAVRIIVDGGSMATLFKDSGI, via the coding sequence ATGCAGCATTCGTTACGTATTTTTTCCGGTTCATCGAACCCTAAGCTGGCAGAACAGGTATGTGACAAGCTGGGTGTACAACTGGGCAAGATCAAGCTGTCCAGGTTCAAGAGCGGAGAAATATACGTTCATTATGAAGAAACGATCCGTAATTGTGATGTGTTTCTGGTACAGTCGTTGTCTCATCCGATCAATGAGCTGTTTGTCGAGTTGCTTGTGATGATTGATGCCGCAAAGAGGGCTTCAGCGCGCACGGTGAACATCATTGTTCCGTATTACGGCTATGCTCGTCAAGAGCGCAAATCCGCTCCACGGGAACCGATCTCGGCCAAGATGGTAGCAGATGTATTAACGACAGCTGGCGCCAATCGAGTGGTAACGATCGATCTGCACGCAGCGGCCATTCAGGGATTCTTCAACATTCCGGTTGACCATATGACATCACTGGATCTGATTAGTGATTATCTGTTAAGCAAAGGAATTGAGAACCCTGTTGTAGTCTCCCCGGATGCGGGACGAGCATCCATGGCTGAGAAGCTTGCGAACCGTCTGGATTCTCCATTTGCCATAATGATCAAGAAACGTCCAAGCCATAATGAATCGGTGATTACCCATGTCATTGGTGATGTAGAAGGACGGACACCTATTATTATTGAGGATCTGATCGACACCGGAACAACCATTCTGAATGTTGTGGAAGGGTTGAAGGAACGTGGCTCCAAAAATGTATATGTATGTGCAACACACGGATTGTTCTCCGATGGGGCAGTGAGTAAATTGAATCACCCGTCAATTGAAGAGGTGGTCGTTACGGACTCGATCGCACTGCCAGATGATCACCCTGAATGCTTCAAAGTGTTACCTGTTGCGCCAATGCTGGCCCGCGCCGTACGCATTATTGTGGATGGTGGCTCCATGGCCACATTGTTTAAGGATTCTGGCATTTAG